Proteins from a single region of Butyrivibrio fibrisolvens:
- a CDS encoding amino acid ABC transporter permease, producing the protein MFYTVTLSLLEGFLGTIKLFALTLVFSLPLGLFICFGSMSKAAIIKYPVRFIIWIIRGTPLMLQLLVMYYGPGIFLGINVWGTSTTGRFIAALVAFVINYACYFSEIYRGGIQSIPAGQYEAGQVLGMTKKQIFFKVILLQVIKRIVPPISNEVITLVKDTSLARVIAVYEIIWNGQAFIKSSGIIWPLFYTGAFYLIFSGLLTCLFGYIEKKLSYFK; encoded by the coding sequence ATGTTCTATACAGTAACTTTATCCCTTTTAGAGGGCTTTTTAGGGACTATCAAGTTATTTGCACTTACACTTGTTTTTTCCCTTCCTCTTGGCCTTTTTATCTGCTTTGGATCAATGAGCAAGGCCGCTATAATCAAATATCCCGTAAGATTTATCATATGGATAATCCGTGGAACGCCGCTTATGCTGCAGCTCCTTGTCATGTATTATGGCCCTGGAATATTCCTTGGAATAAATGTATGGGGCACAAGCACAACAGGTAGATTCATTGCAGCCCTTGTGGCATTCGTTATCAACTACGCATGCTATTTCTCAGAAATATACAGAGGCGGCATCCAGTCTATTCCTGCAGGCCAGTATGAAGCCGGTCAGGTCCTTGGTATGACCAAGAAGCAGATCTTCTTTAAAGTTATCCTTCTTCAGGTTATAAAGAGAATCGTTCCGCCTATTTCAAACGAGGTCATCACTCTTGTAAAAGATACATCTCTTGCCAGAGTAATCGCCGTATATGAGATCATCTGGAATGGACAGGCCTTTATCAAGAGTAGTGGTATAATCTGGCCGTTATTCTACACAGGCGCTTTCTACCTTATATTCAGCGGACTTCTGACATGCCTGTTTGGATATATTGAAAAGAAGCTGAGCTATTTCAAATAA
- a CDS encoding IS30 family transposase — protein MTLDDRVSIQEGLDNNLSPSAISKKIGKARSTVIREITKRRAYKGKRYPGAKPPCVRKKDCVVFGLCNNKRCSSPCRNCHACKDICPEYFPNECERLSKSPHVCNGCIKAPSCNYDRYYYYASYAHNSYQDILISTREGINQDPESLQLLDDIISPLIRKGQSLSHIFANHADEIGCSRSTVYRYLNDSVLTARNIDLPRRVKYKARKTSNGNKLTKEEKLMVLSRSYERFKKYMEQNPDTEVVEMDTVVGPISTSKVLLTLLFRSCNLMLVFLLKQKTQKEVIYALNWLCDELGIELFKQLFPVILTDRGTEFLNPEAIECDRYGEIKTKLFYCDPQCAWQKGALEKNHEFIRYIVPKGTSFDDLTQADITLITNHINSLARDKYHGKTPYQLSKVLIDNRLHEIMKLVEIKPDEVFLKPALIKRQRR, from the coding sequence ATGACATTAGATGACCGTGTATCCATCCAAGAAGGTCTTGATAATAATCTTTCTCCCAGTGCAATTTCCAAAAAAATAGGCAAAGCTCGTTCTACAGTTATTCGGGAAATAACTAAACGTAGAGCTTACAAAGGCAAGCGTTACCCAGGTGCAAAGCCACCCTGTGTACGAAAAAAAGACTGCGTAGTGTTTGGCTTATGCAATAACAAGCGATGTAGCAGCCCCTGCAGAAATTGTCATGCATGCAAAGATATATGTCCTGAATATTTTCCAAATGAGTGTGAAAGGCTTAGCAAATCACCGCATGTATGTAATGGATGCATTAAAGCTCCTTCTTGTAACTATGACAGATATTATTACTATGCTTCATATGCCCATAATTCGTATCAGGACATACTGATAAGCACTAGGGAAGGAATTAATCAGGATCCCGAGTCTCTCCAGTTATTGGATGATATTATCTCCCCTCTCATAAGAAAAGGCCAGTCTCTTTCTCATATATTTGCCAATCACGCTGATGAAATTGGCTGCAGCCGAAGTACTGTTTACAGATATTTAAATGATTCCGTACTTACGGCAAGAAATATTGATTTGCCTAGACGAGTCAAATATAAGGCGCGTAAGACTTCAAATGGTAATAAGCTGACCAAAGAAGAAAAGCTTATGGTTTTATCTAGAAGCTATGAACGCTTCAAGAAATATATGGAACAGAACCCTGATACGGAGGTTGTTGAAATGGATACCGTTGTTGGGCCAATATCTACCAGCAAAGTATTACTTACTCTCCTGTTCAGATCATGCAATCTCATGCTTGTTTTCCTTTTGAAGCAAAAGACTCAGAAGGAGGTTATCTATGCATTAAACTGGCTTTGTGATGAACTAGGAATAGAGTTATTTAAACAGTTATTCCCTGTCATACTAACGGATCGTGGAACGGAATTCTTAAATCCTGAAGCAATTGAATGCGACCGATATGGGGAAATCAAAACAAAGCTGTTCTATTGTGATCCACAATGTGCCTGGCAGAAAGGTGCACTGGAAAAGAACCACGAATTCATAAGGTATATCGTTCCTAAAGGCACTTCCTTTGATGATTTGACTCAGGCCGATATCACTCTGATAACCAATCACATAAATAGCCTCGCACGTGATAAATATCATGGAAAAACGCCGTATCAGTTATCAAAAGTATTAATTGACAACAGGCTCCATGAAATCATGAAGCTTGTTGAAATAAAGCCGGATGAAGTTTTTCTCAAGCCTGCGCTCATCAAAAGACAGCGTAGATAG
- a CDS encoding GGDEF domain-containing protein has product MLKKFWSLVLPKNPKEINDIVDMANMSSIKAMSIFTAIVESLVMLRYLIIYRENLYFNLTTAVNITVVFSCVILATLADLFIKGKIHGHKLSVFIVLMFIIIISFFSMYTSYTNYKVGRQILVLFVANVSIISFLQITPLYHMVLLIFEFILLYSMLYSVDGAKNIVFINAFSYLIVVLILCVVSYHRKNDSVIATYEARQRAEDFYIKSSEDQLTGLMNRFALDSIKIKKGLTFCVAMTDIDLFKTYNDKYGHLKGDEVIKMAASNLLEIFRKKDCFRYGGDEFLVMTTKLTEVTFKQRMSEWEKKVMETGVEGIDTPIRISYGIACGIVYSKDDLLALIKKADDKLYSIKSVRHTSSEDK; this is encoded by the coding sequence ATGTTGAAAAAATTTTGGTCATTAGTTTTACCAAAGAATCCAAAAGAAATAAATGATATTGTTGATATGGCCAATATGTCCAGCATTAAGGCTATGAGCATTTTTACAGCTATTGTAGAAAGCCTTGTAATGCTGCGTTATCTGATCATATATCGCGAAAATCTATACTTTAATCTTACTACAGCAGTCAATATAACAGTTGTCTTTTCGTGTGTTATATTAGCTACGTTGGCTGATCTTTTTATTAAGGGCAAAATTCATGGACATAAGTTGTCTGTGTTTATCGTGCTCATGTTCATAATAATCATATCCTTTTTTAGTATGTATACTTCTTATACTAACTATAAGGTGGGCAGGCAGATTCTGGTTTTGTTTGTAGCCAATGTCAGTATTATATCTTTCCTTCAGATAACGCCTTTATATCATATGGTGCTATTGATTTTTGAATTTATCCTTCTGTATTCCATGTTATATTCCGTTGACGGAGCCAAAAATATTGTATTTATAAACGCATTTTCTTATCTCATAGTAGTTTTGATCTTATGTGTTGTTAGTTATCACCGGAAAAATGATTCGGTTATTGCGACCTACGAGGCCAGACAACGTGCTGAAGATTTCTATATAAAATCATCTGAAGATCAGCTCACAGGTCTCATGAACAGATTCGCACTTGATTCTATCAAGATCAAAAAGGGCTTAACCTTCTGCGTTGCAATGACTGATATTGACCTGTTTAAGACTTACAATGATAAGTACGGACATCTAAAAGGCGATGAAGTCATTAAAATGGCTGCCTCTAATCTCCTTGAGATATTCAGGAAAAAAGACTGCTTCCGTTATGGCGGCGATGAGTTCCTTGTCATGACTACAAAGCTTACCGAAGTTACATTTAAACAGAGAATGTCTGAATGGGAAAAGAAAGTTATGGAAACGGGGGTTGAAGGAATCGATACACCAATAAGAATAAGCTATGGCATTGCTTGCGGAATTGTATATTCCAAAGATGATCTCCTTGCTCTTATTAAAAAAGCTGATGATAAGCTATATAGCATAAAATCTGTAAGACATACTTCATCTGAAGATAAATAA
- a CDS encoding IS30 family transposase, protein MIVNSPFVCNGCDRLDIGIGHDACRYIKFKYHAKRAQLLYEDTLKNSRTGISYSPSELADIDNLVSPLLLNGQSISTVFYNHANELPCCERTLYNLVNGCYLTARNIDLPRKVKFKTRYKHGNGRNHDIFTFDRTYADFKSFIAENPDVPICEMDTVIGTNEKGSVLLTLMLRNCHLMIALLLPNKSQASVINALNDLCDQVGIDVFKKIFGVIITDRGTEFSNPLALECDRYGEIKTKVYYCDSYCSWQKGMIEKNHEFIRYVIPKGTSFSGLTQADITLMMNHINNYPRASLNNCTPFALAEMLVDKKLLETLHYHKIMPDSVILKPSLLKK, encoded by the coding sequence TTGATAGTCAACTCACCTTTTGTTTGTAATGGCTGTGACAGGCTTGATATAGGTATTGGTCATGACGCATGTCGCTATATTAAGTTCAAGTATCATGCCAAACGTGCCCAGCTTTTATACGAGGATACTCTAAAGAATTCTCGTACAGGAATATCTTATTCTCCTTCTGAACTCGCAGATATCGACAATCTGGTATCTCCTCTTCTGCTTAACGGGCAATCCATATCCACCGTATTCTATAATCATGCAAATGAGCTACCATGCTGCGAAAGGACACTCTATAACCTGGTTAACGGATGCTATCTTACAGCTAGAAACATTGACTTACCAAGAAAGGTCAAATTTAAAACCAGATATAAGCATGGAAACGGTCGAAATCATGATATTTTTACCTTTGACAGAACATATGCTGATTTCAAGAGCTTTATAGCAGAAAATCCAGATGTACCAATCTGTGAAATGGATACAGTGATTGGAACCAATGAGAAAGGCTCCGTTCTACTTACATTGATGTTAAGGAATTGCCACCTGATGATTGCCTTATTGCTTCCAAACAAGTCTCAGGCAAGCGTTATCAATGCGTTAAACGATCTATGTGATCAGGTAGGAATAGATGTATTTAAAAAGATATTCGGGGTCATAATCACAGACAGAGGCACAGAATTCTCTAATCCTTTAGCTTTGGAATGTGATCGATATGGGGAAATCAAAACAAAAGTATACTATTGCGATTCTTATTGTTCCTGGCAGAAAGGAATGATCGAGAAAAACCATGAGTTCATCAGATATGTTATACCCAAAGGGACAAGCTTTTCCGGACTGACCCAAGCGGATATAACACTCATGATGAACCACATCAACAATTATCCAAGAGCTTCGTTAAACAACTGTACGCCATTCGCACTGGCGGAAATGCTAGTTGATAAGAAGCTCCTGGAAACGCTCCATTATCACAAAATCATGCCGGATAGCGTGATATTGAAGCCTTCATTGTTAAAAAAGTAA
- a CDS encoding transporter substrate-binding domain-containing protein — protein MKKKLMASLLALTMVIGMTACGNTKKSAESDVEYIKNKGTLIVGITDFAPMDYKDENGNWIGFDADMAKKVGESLGVEVEFVEIDWDNKILELENKSIDVVWNGMTLTSEVTSAMECTNAYLNNAQVVVVPNADADSYKTVDDVKGLSFAVESGSAGEQAAIDNGFDYTSVTSQADAVMEVAAGTSGACIIDLLMAGAMVGAGTSYTDLTHTVELTTEEYGIGCRKGSDLAAYINDQLKAYYADGSMQEVAKTYGVQDALVEQK, from the coding sequence ATGAAGAAAAAACTTATGGCTTCTTTACTTGCACTTACTATGGTTATTGGCATGACTGCATGTGGAAATACGAAGAAGAGCGCAGAAAGCGACGTTGAATATATCAAGAATAAAGGAACCCTTATCGTAGGAATCACAGATTTTGCTCCTATGGATTACAAGGATGAAAACGGTAACTGGATCGGTTTTGATGCTGATATGGCCAAAAAGGTTGGCGAATCTCTTGGCGTAGAAGTTGAATTCGTAGAGATCGACTGGGACAACAAGATCCTTGAGCTTGAGAATAAGTCAATTGACGTTGTTTGGAACGGAATGACTCTTACAAGCGAAGTTACAAGCGCTATGGAATGTACAAACGCATATCTTAACAACGCGCAGGTAGTTGTAGTTCCAAATGCTGATGCAGATTCTTATAAGACTGTAGACGATGTTAAGGGACTTAGCTTTGCAGTTGAGTCAGGATCTGCCGGTGAACAGGCAGCTATTGATAACGGTTTTGACTACACATCTGTTACATCTCAGGCAGATGCTGTAATGGAAGTTGCAGCAGGAACATCCGGAGCCTGCATCATCGACCTTCTCATGGCTGGAGCTATGGTTGGCGCCGGCACAAGCTATACAGATCTTACACACACAGTAGAACTTACAACTGAAGAATATGGTATCGGTTGCCGCAAAGGTTCAGACCTTGCAGCATATATAAACGACCAGCTCAAAGCTTATTATGCAGATGGCTCTATGCAGGAAGTTGCTAAGACATACGGCGTACAGGATGCGCTTGTAGAGCAGAAATAA
- a CDS encoding amino acid ABC transporter ATP-binding protein, whose translation MPILEVRDLKKKFDNTQILKGISFDLEDGQVISIIGSSGSGKTTLLRCLNFLETADAGTITVKGKQLFDGAKPVTNAEELRRNRLHFGLVFQQFNLFPQYTALENVTLAPLLNADNSQKVQIIKHGKELLDQMGLSDRMDNYPHQLSGGQQQRVAIARALALKPDILCFDEPTSALDPELTGEVLKVIRNLADQKTTMIIVTHEMSFARDVADIAIFMDDGVIVEKGPAKDLIENPKEERTRQFLSGLSK comes from the coding sequence ATGCCAATTTTAGAAGTTAGAGATTTAAAAAAGAAATTTGATAATACACAGATCTTAAAGGGAATAAGCTTTGATCTTGAGGATGGACAGGTCATATCCATAATAGGATCTTCAGGAAGCGGTAAAACGACCCTCCTTAGATGCCTCAATTTCCTTGAGACTGCTGATGCTGGGACGATCACTGTTAAGGGAAAGCAGCTCTTTGATGGCGCAAAACCTGTAACAAATGCCGAGGAACTTAGAAGAAACAGACTTCACTTCGGCCTTGTTTTCCAGCAGTTCAACCTTTTCCCTCAGTATACAGCACTTGAAAATGTAACTCTTGCGCCGCTCCTTAACGCTGATAACAGTCAGAAGGTTCAGATCATAAAGCATGGCAAAGAGCTTCTTGATCAGATGGGCCTTTCAGACCGCATGGATAATTATCCACACCAGCTTTCAGGCGGACAGCAGCAAAGAGTTGCTATAGCAAGAGCACTTGCCCTTAAGCCTGATATACTGTGCTTTGACGAGCCTACATCAGCACTAGATCCTGAGCTTACAGGAGAAGTTCTCAAAGTAATCCGTAATCTTGCAGACCAGAAGACAACCATGATCATCGTAACTCACGAGATGTCTTTTGCCAGAGACGTGGCTGATATAGCCATATTCATGGATGATGGAGTTATAGTAGAAAAAGGTCCTGCAAAAGACCTCATAGAGAATCCGAAAGAGGAGAGGACCAGACAATTTTTATCAGGTCTTTCCAAATAA
- a CDS encoding SpoIIE family protein phosphatase, producing MFKNMKISIKILLVIMVMSLGSLLIIFGASAYFMNSMVDEFEQTNITLGLNSSTIAKESLLDQANNYLVMIVEKQAQAANEKFYSVNRIVTESAEYTSSLYTDSSNFVGNDIPAPDETVMGEASSKYFLVKGIEETPEIQKEVLILSNCEYMFAPFLENTEILNNIYIGTQSGISYRYSRSNQFNPDYDPRARDWYIEAMNAPGTLVWLPTYLDSYGNTCITAAMTYDDASGNRAGVVASDVALQDLIDDVMSMKVGDTGACFILDDNYNFIAHKDMDEASFDPDINNHFDNDDFIKALSGKTSGIVETVYEDENSYVAFSKLEETGWIFCASINTSEVTLPADHAKEQSDMMTATSQEEMQKRLFDINKLFIIYFAVIGIILIMVSFAVSGTITRPMQALAKNVKAIGKGNFDIKIPVESGDEVGQLAERFNEMQDDLKTYMEDVKYATAEKERIGTELNVATQIQASMLPSIFPVYSEKAEYKIYATMHPAKEVGGDFYDFFYVDEDHLAMVVADVSGKGVPAALFMVIGKTLIKDHTKPDTDPSSIFEEVNSILCESNEGGMFITAYEAVIDLRTGEVRYANAGHEHPFIMHKGEDGKYVYEEMKIKAGFVLAGMEDMVYKTGSFKMEPGDRLYQYTDGVTEATNADNELYGMNRLTDFLNNNIDKDPENLLPAIRADIDEFVAGAPQFDDITMLSFEFCKYKE from the coding sequence ATGTTTAAGAATATGAAGATCAGTATCAAGATTCTCCTCGTAATAATGGTAATGTCCCTTGGATCACTACTTATCATATTTGGAGCATCAGCCTATTTCATGAATTCCATGGTCGACGAATTCGAACAGACCAACATAACACTTGGCCTTAATTCGTCTACAATTGCCAAGGAGTCCTTGCTTGATCAGGCCAATAATTATCTTGTAATGATCGTTGAAAAGCAGGCCCAGGCCGCTAACGAGAAGTTTTACTCTGTTAACAGAATAGTTACTGAGTCAGCTGAATATACCAGCAGTCTGTATACTGATTCTTCCAATTTTGTGGGAAATGATATTCCTGCCCCTGACGAAACAGTTATGGGAGAAGCTTCTTCTAAGTATTTCCTTGTTAAAGGTATTGAAGAAACGCCTGAAATTCAAAAAGAAGTCCTGATATTGTCTAATTGCGAATATATGTTTGCACCATTTCTTGAAAATACTGAAATACTCAATAACATATATATTGGCACCCAAAGCGGTATTTCCTACAGATATTCAAGATCCAATCAGTTCAATCCTGATTACGACCCAAGAGCACGTGACTGGTATATAGAAGCAATGAATGCTCCCGGTACTTTGGTATGGCTTCCGACATATCTTGATTCTTATGGCAATACTTGTATTACAGCAGCTATGACCTATGATGATGCAAGTGGCAATAGAGCAGGAGTTGTTGCATCTGATGTTGCCCTCCAGGATCTGATCGATGATGTCATGTCCATGAAAGTAGGCGATACAGGCGCATGTTTTATCCTTGATGATAATTACAACTTTATAGCTCATAAGGATATGGATGAAGCGTCTTTTGACCCGGATATCAATAATCATTTTGATAATGATGACTTTATAAAGGCTCTTTCCGGTAAAACAAGCGGAATCGTAGAAACTGTCTATGAAGATGAAAATAGCTATGTTGCTTTTTCCAAACTTGAAGAGACAGGATGGATATTCTGCGCAAGTATAAATACTTCAGAAGTAACCCTTCCTGCAGATCATGCCAAGGAGCAAAGCGACATGATGACAGCCACGTCACAGGAAGAAATGCAAAAGCGCCTCTTTGATATCAATAAGCTTTTCATCATATATTTTGCAGTAATCGGTATCATCCTGATCATGGTATCCTTCGCAGTATCAGGAACCATCACACGTCCGATGCAGGCACTTGCCAAAAACGTTAAGGCTATCGGTAAAGGTAACTTCGACATAAAAATTCCCGTTGAAAGCGGCGACGAAGTCGGACAGCTTGCAGAAAGATTTAATGAAATGCAAGATGACCTTAAGACTTACATGGAAGACGTAAAATATGCTACTGCAGAAAAAGAAAGGATCGGTACGGAGCTTAACGTCGCAACCCAGATCCAGGCAAGTATGCTGCCATCTATTTTCCCTGTTTATTCAGAAAAAGCTGAATATAAGATATACGCGACCATGCATCCTGCAAAGGAAGTCGGCGGTGACTTCTATGATTTCTTCTATGTTGATGAAGATCACCTTGCCATGGTAGTAGCTGACGTATCCGGTAAGGGCGTACCCGCAGCTCTTTTCATGGTGATCGGTAAGACTTTGATCAAAGACCATACGAAGCCCGATACTGATCCGTCCAGCATCTTTGAAGAAGTTAACTCAATCCTGTGCGAATCCAACGAAGGCGGCATGTTCATTACTGCATACGAAGCTGTTATAGACCTAAGAACAGGCGAAGTCAGATACGCCAACGCAGGCCATGAGCACCCGTTTATCATGCACAAAGGCGAAGATGGCAAGTATGTCTATGAGGAAATGAAGATCAAGGCAGGCTTTGTCCTTGCAGGAATGGAAGATATGGTCTATAAGACAGGTTCCTTCAAAATGGAACCCGGAGATCGCCTGTATCAGTACACTGACGGCGTCACAGAAGCTACAAACGCTGATAATGAGCTGTACGGCATGAATAGACTCACTGACTTCCTTAATAACAATATCGACAAGGATCCTGAAAATCTGCTGCCAGCAATAAGAGCAGATATAGACGAATTTGTTGCTGGAGCACCGCAGTTTGATGATATAACCATGCTGAGCTTTGAATTTTGTAAGTATAAGGAGTGA
- a CDS encoding ATP-grasp domain-containing protein → MNVSIVYGGTSEERFASAKNAHDIADALNSRGYNTKLIEFGHDIMATIKAADTDVVFVCTQGKGHGDGTLQGMLEHENIPYTGSGLRAASLINDKILCKSLFDKYNIRTPKWEILEKEDYDNKNFDFAAFGYPFVAKAPTQGGSFGIALIQNEGELSKIDDIFKYDDPILLEKYVKGKFYTAGIYESKGEIISLPVVEGQDLDLNKSDPDAPELIVFTGNYDATAARLDKDTEDEILRVARKVWNITYARGLARVDFMVSNEDSKPYVLEINAVPGLKRYSLMPKEAEIMGIAYEDFIEEILLTALNQHQDR, encoded by the coding sequence ATGAATGTAAGTATTGTATACGGCGGAACTTCCGAAGAGAGGTTCGCTTCTGCGAAAAATGCTCACGATATAGCTGACGCCCTTAATTCACGCGGCTATAACACGAAGCTCATAGAATTTGGTCATGACATAATGGCGACCATAAAGGCTGCCGACACCGATGTCGTTTTTGTCTGCACTCAGGGCAAGGGCCACGGCGATGGCACGCTTCAAGGGATGCTGGAACACGAGAACATTCCCTACACAGGAAGCGGCCTTCGAGCAGCGAGCCTTATTAACGACAAGATACTGTGCAAATCGCTTTTTGATAAATATAACATCAGAACTCCCAAGTGGGAGATTTTGGAAAAAGAAGACTACGACAACAAAAACTTTGATTTTGCCGCATTTGGATACCCCTTTGTAGCCAAAGCCCCCACACAAGGCGGAAGCTTCGGAATTGCCCTGATACAAAACGAAGGCGAACTTTCAAAGATTGATGACATCTTCAAATACGACGATCCGATCCTTTTGGAAAAATACGTAAAAGGTAAATTTTATACAGCAGGTATATATGAAAGTAAAGGCGAGATCATCTCTCTTCCTGTAGTAGAAGGCCAGGACCTTGACCTTAATAAATCTGATCCGGATGCCCCTGAGCTAATTGTTTTTACCGGCAACTACGATGCGACTGCTGCAAGACTGGATAAGGATACAGAAGATGAAATATTAAGAGTAGCTCGAAAAGTCTGGAACATCACCTATGCAAGAGGCCTTGCAAGAGTGGATTTTATGGTGTCCAATGAAGACTCAAAGCCCTACGTACTTGAAATAAATGCAGTTCCCGGCCTTAAACGATATTCACTAATGCCCAAAGAAGCTGAGATTATGGGCATTGCCTACGAAGATTTTATTGAAGAGATATTACTTACAGCCCTGAACCAGCACCAAGATAGATAA
- a CDS encoding WG repeat-containing protein: MSTYEKRLKEDLKILGGFLIAAVIISAIFIYLNSCNKGPTRYVLDTEGNIICSHKSTEPLDIHNNNTVTYTYTNNWSERSKFYNRQSGIYNFETNKDSDTLTPDNLTTDNYISSFWWDFFYNSPKDFAINSIYEMMYHSVPYTHTNYSCTLNNGDVYLLDHRSYYTKYGIANKFGIWVDKPDYDYLDTSYIDKGLLFVTTSTDLKGVMNLEYKWIIEPNFSRISIDNNDTYIQVMKKKDGTDCYGAYDFDGHVILDADYSYIHDFGSLLYFDKKDNGRHYCGICDLNGNIILEPSYEDIDIDESSERIITEDSDGNYMLLDFSGNDVLGESFKYIECLKQSFVSNIPSFFIIQDNNGKYYICDKDGNKLADSQYDYLDSWVSSDDYIIAEIDGKRGLIDRLGNIYINFEYKEIIRNYNTNNESEDNCIVITEDDCVGIVDYDNKTVINPQKYKLSEIDENSDYYYAYDADIMFFPYDINNWVILSSNSEPVEIKCDYLEYLGSGIFKACKYHDQYCDSVIDYKGQFICELRQHDSDVSVSTFNEKPLIAIISGCYGSIFYDGSKVLDIDDYSYHCISNSNGTVLFWTTAEAKVYSADGEYLGIIEDPDEGQKSLLVVKDESTGLYGLVGKNGELLLDYEYKYIETSCIVNSSHDNKSELVAVVKNKKGKYGIFDANGNWIYEPQFDWVSLGNGFIQVTLRWGQKVKK, encoded by the coding sequence ATGTCAACGTATGAAAAAAGGTTAAAAGAAGATCTAAAAATTCTAGGGGGATTCTTAATTGCTGCAGTAATAATCTCTGCAATTTTCATCTACCTAAATTCCTGCAACAAAGGACCAACCAGATATGTTCTGGATACAGAAGGGAATATTATTTGTTCTCATAAGAGTACAGAACCATTGGATATTCATAACAATAATACAGTAACGTACACATATACTAATAATTGGAGCGAGAGAAGCAAATTTTATAATAGACAGAGCGGAATCTATAACTTTGAGACTAACAAAGATTCAGATACTTTAACTCCTGATAACTTAACTACTGATAATTATATTAGTTCCTTTTGGTGGGATTTTTTCTATAATTCACCTAAAGATTTTGCAATAAATTCAATTTATGAAATGATGTATCACAGTGTTCCCTACACACACACAAACTATTCTTGCACTCTTAATAATGGTGATGTTTATTTATTGGATCATAGAAGCTATTACACAAAATATGGGATTGCTAATAAATTTGGCATTTGGGTAGATAAGCCTGATTACGACTATTTAGATACTTCCTATATAGATAAGGGCTTACTGTTTGTTACAACAAGTACTGATCTTAAGGGTGTGATGAATCTTGAATATAAATGGATAATAGAACCAAATTTCTCTAGAATCAGCATCGACAATAATGATACTTATATTCAAGTTATGAAAAAAAAAGACGGAACCGACTGCTATGGTGCGTATGATTTTGATGGACATGTAATTTTAGATGCGGATTACTCTTATATTCACGATTTTGGTAGCTTGTTATATTTTGACAAGAAAGATAATGGCAGACATTATTGCGGTATATGCGATTTAAATGGAAACATAATACTTGAGCCATCTTACGAAGATATAGATATAGATGAAAGTTCTGAAAGAATTATTACTGAAGATAGCGATGGTAATTATATGCTTTTAGATTTTTCAGGCAACGATGTTTTGGGAGAAAGCTTCAAGTATATAGAGTGTTTAAAACAATCATTTGTTAGCAATATACCTTCTTTCTTTATTATTCAAGACAACAATGGAAAGTATTATATCTGCGATAAAGATGGTAATAAATTAGCGGATTCACAATATGATTATTTAGATTCATGGGTGTCTAGTGATGATTACATTATTGCTGAGATAGATGGCAAAAGAGGTCTAATAGACCGCTTAGGAAACATTTATATCAATTTTGAATATAAAGAAATAATAAGAAACTATAATACAAACAATGAAAGTGAAGATAATTGCATTGTTATTACAGAAGATGACTGCGTTGGGATAGTTGATTACGATAATAAAACAGTCATAAATCCTCAAAAATATAAGCTATCTGAAATCGATGAAAATTCTGATTATTATTATGCATACGATGCAGATATCATGTTTTTTCCATATGATATCAATAATTGGGTCATATTATCATCTAATAGTGAGCCTGTAGAAATTAAATGTGACTATCTGGAATATTTAGGAAGCGGCATTTTTAAAGCTTGCAAATATCATGATCAATATTGCGATAGTGTCATAGATTACAAAGGTCAGTTTATATGTGAATTGCGTCAACATGACTCTGATGTTAGTGTCTCTACTTTTAATGAAAAGCCACTAATTGCCATCATTAGCGGTTGCTACGGATCAATATTTTATGACGGATCAAAAGTATTAGATATTGATGATTATAGTTACCACTGCATATCAAATTCAAATGGTACAGTACTATTTTGGACAACAGCTGAAGCTAAAGTATACAGCGCAGATGGAGAATATCTTGGAATAATAGAAGATCCTGACGAAGGCCAAAAAAGTTTACTTGTTGTAAAAGATGAATCAACTGGTCTGTATGGTCTTGTTGGTAAAAATGGAGAACTGTTACTAGATTATGAGTATAAATATATTGAAACTTCATGCATTGTTAATAGCAGCCATGATAATAAATCAGAACTTGTTGCTGTTGTAAAAAACAAAAAAGGCAAATATGGCATTTTTGATGCCAATGGAAACTGGATATATGAACCACAGTTTGACTGGGTATCATTAGGAAATGGATTTATTCAGGTTACACTGCGATGGGGTCAAAAGGTTAAGAAATGA